The following DNA comes from Bradyrhizobium sp. SK17.
CGTCGGCGACCGGTTGCACGACCAGTTGATCGATGAACAGGAACGGCATGCCGGCTTCGAGATCGTAGAGCACCTGTTGCAACTGCGCCTGTTCGATCTCGCAACTCGCGACCATGCTGATGAAACCGGCCTTGGCCGGCACGTTCGGAACCTCGAGCTGCGTCGACAGCACGTTGCCGCCCGCCTTGATCACCGCGCCCGATACGCGTTGCAGCAGGGTGGCGCCGGCAACCGTGACGGTCGCCCCCTCGAGGTAGGCGGACCCGGCCGGCATGGCGGGTTGGCCGGCGGCATTTGGCCTGGAACGCCCCTCGAGTTGCTCCAGCATCCCGGTCGATGCCGCGACATCGCTGCGCAGGCCCACGAGATCGGAGAGCGAGGAGATGACGACGAAGAGCAGCAGGATGAACAGGCCGAGGTAGCTTGCGGTAGCGACCAGCGGCGAGGTGCTGACGGTTGCGAGCGATCGCGATGCTGCACTCATGTGCCGGACCCGAAATAGGCTGATATGTTGGCTTCGACGTGGAACCGCTCCGCCGATTCATTCGCGGCGCGCGTGGTCGGCGCGAAGAAGGTGGCGCGGGTGAACTGCGGCGACTGCTCGAGCAGCCGAATCAGGGATGGTGCATCCTGGGTCATGCCCACCACCTGCACCTTGTTGCCCTCGATGCGCAGCTCGGTCACATAAGTCGTGTCGGGCAGCACGCGCGAGATCGCTTCCAGAACCATGACGCTCGACGGTGTCGTCTGCTTGCGCTTGGCCAGCAGACCGAGACCGGACCCGTCGCCGTTTGCGTCGATGCGAAGCGCGGCACGGCGCTGCGAGATGCGGTGTTGCAGGTCTTCCTGCCGCGATTGCAGCCATCCACCGAGATAGACGTTCAGCAGCAGGCATACCGCGGCCGTGGCAGCCGCCGAGACCAGACCGACACGCAGCAGACGTGGAACCGCGGGGCCGGCGAGGCCGCGCAGCGGCCGGTCGAGCAACGTCACCAGCAGCGGCACGCCGTCGCCGCCGGTCGCCGGCGCCGAGACCGCAATCGAGGCGGCACCGAGCGTCTTCGCCAGCCGGAGCAACGGATCGACCTTGGCCGCAGCGGTCGCGCCGAACACGACCTCGATGCGGTCGTTGGCGATCGGCTGCGGCGGTCCCCAGCCGAACACGGCGTCGGCGGCGGTCCAGGGTGTCAGCCGGTCGACCTGGGCGCGGATCATGCCGTCGAGGAAGTCGCCGGCCTGGCTTGGGAAATCGAGCACGCGGCTGACGATGTGATCCGATCGCAATCGCGCCTCGATCCGGCAACCGTCGAACGCAGCCTTCCAGTCCGCCGAAAGCTGCGGCAGCGGCGCATCTTGATCGAGCCGGAACGAAACCGGGGCAGCGAGCGCGCCATCCTTCGCCTGCGCGATACGCGCGGTGAACGTTCCGTCGGCATTCTCGTCGAGCTCGACGCTGCGCCGGCGCATGAACCTGCCCGCGACGCCGTCGACGGTGACCGCGACCGCGCCGATCCATTGTTCAAACCATTGTCGTGCCTCGGCAAGCATGGCCATCAACCTCTCCCGCGAGGCAGAACCGGACTTCGCGGCTCGACATCGTTCTGCCAGGACAACACACGATAGGGCTCGACCTTGTCGCCGAGCGCGATCACCGCTTCAGACGTGGTGCGGTGGCCATTGCGGAATCGGATCGAGATCGCGATCCGGTAGCACGGGCTTTGCGCGGTCGATACCGCGCCTTGCTGGGTTTGCGTCTGCGCTGCGCCGGAGATGACATCAGCGGCGCCGGTAGACCTCCCGAATCCGTCCTGCGGCTTCCCCGACGCGCGATCCATCGCAAGGACGACTTCCGGCGCGGCGATCTTCGGATCGACATCCGCGCCGCCGTTGAACACCGTGACGAACGGCAGCGCGCGATCGACCAGCGCCTCGGGGATGCCGGCGACCAATGCCAGCTCGTTGACATGGGTGAGCAAACCCTGGCGCGGCGAATAGCCGAGCGCATTGTAGCGCGCCGCCTCGACATTCTCGCTGCCCGGCGTCGGTCGGGTGCGCCAGCCGACGATCCGGTCGGCGTATTCGGAGGCCGCGTCCTTGTCGGCGCCGAGCACGACGAAGAGTGCGCTCATCATTTCCTTCGACGCGTAGTTGAGGTCGATGCGGCCCGCCTCCGACGTGAAGGTCACGCCGATGCTGGCGTCGTCCAGCCCGAAATGAAACGCACCCTGCCGCGGTCTGGTCTTGTCATCCGTCAGCGTCAGCTGATACGCGGTGAGCTCGAGCCCGGCCGACACCAGCGCCTCGGTCTGCAACGATATGTCGCTCGCCGCCAATGCCCGCGCCGATGCGGCGAGATAGGCCGAGAAGATGATCGCCAGCGACGACAGCGCCAACAGGATCCAGAGCACCGCGACGATGACGAAGCCGCGATTGGCCCGCAGTCGACCGATATCGCCGAACGCGCCCATCACGTCTTCCCCTGATCGGTCGTAGTACCGGAACTGGCCTTGTCGCCGCAATTGCCGTCCGGCTTGGTGCAGTCGCTCGGAATCTGGACATGAAGCGGCGCGATGGTTGAGACCGACAGGACACGCTGGCTCGCCGCGTCGCGGACGGTCAGCCGGATCATCGTCGGGAGTTTTTCCGCATCCTTCCATACGCTCTTCCAGCTTCGATCGGTGCCGGCATAAGCGAACGACAGGCGATAGGGCGCGCGCAGCAGCACGACCGGGCTGCCGAGATGCACCTGCTCCGAGAGCGACACGCCGTCGGCCAACGGGGTGAACCGCGCCTGAGAGCGGACCGTGACGAACTCACCGCGATCCCTGGTCTCGCCGAGCCGCACCACGTCGAGCCCCGGCCCCGCATTCGGCCCCACCGCTGTTCGTACGAACGTCACCGACAATTCCGATCCGTCGAACAGCGGCTTGTGGGTGTCGCGGTTGGCGGCGACGAACTCGGCCGCGGCGAGATCGGCGCCGATCCGTTCCAGCGCGATCCCGATCAGTTCGCTGCGCTGGATGCGGTCGAGCCCCCTGTTCCAGCTCGGCAGCCATTGCGCCGTGATGCTGGCGAGCGCCGACAGCAATAGCCCCATCAGTGCCAGCGCGACGATGGTCTCGATCAGCGTGAAGCCGCGCTCATGTCTCCACCGTGCTGCGCTTGCCGAAATCATTCCGACGACCTCGGCATCAGGCGCACGGTGCGGATGTCGGACAACGCGCCGCCCGGCGACTTGACGCGAATCCTCACCAGTTCCGGAGCCCACGGCACGTTGCCGTCGGGCACCTTCCAGTCACCACCGAGCGGACTGACATCGACGGTCCAGCGGAAGCCCTCCGCCTGCCCACTCGTCGTACCCGGCTGCAATTCCGCGCGAGGCGGAATGCCGACCGTCATCAATGTGCGCACCTCTTGCATCAGCGCCACATGCTGCTCCATCGCCCTGACGCCGCGGGTCTTGACGCCCATGACGGCGCCGATCGCCACGATCGACACTGCGACCAGCGCCAGCGCCACCAGCACCTCGATGATCGTGAAGCCCGCATCGGCGCGGTCAGTTGGTGGCGACGTCGCGAGCAACGATTTCAACCCTTCCGGTGAGCCAGTTGACGCGAATCTCGTATCCCGCATCGAGCCGCGTCAGCGCGATGGAGCCGCCGCAGGAACCGCCATTGGCGAAGAACCGGATGGTGGACAGCGCGGCATGACGCTGACAGCTCTGCGGCAGCACCGCATCGAGCCGCACGTCATCGGGGATCCGCACCGTCATGCGTGACGCGCCGGAATGGATCACCCGGCTCGCGGCATCGACCAGCGTCGCAACGCTGCTGCTGCGCTCGATGGCCGCATTCCGATCCGCCTTCAAGAGCGTCGCGGTTTGCAGCGCGTAGGCCTGCAACCGCGATCGCGAGGTCTGATGCGGAATGAACGGCAGCAGCACCGCCGCCAGCAGCGCAATGATGGCGAGCACGCACACCATCTCGAGCAGGGTGAAGCCGCGCTGCGTGGCGAGATTCATGCGTGCCGTACGCCCTTACTGCTGGTCGGTGTTGGCGGCGGTCGCCTTCTCAAGCGAAATGTCGGCGGAGGTGCCGCTGCCGCCCTCCTGGCCGTCGGCGCCGTAGGAGACGATGTCATAGGGCCCGTGCTCGCCCGGCGAGCGATAGATGTAGGGATGATTCCAGGGATCGTTCGGAACGTTGCCGCCCTTCAGATACGGTCCGTTCCAGGCCGCGACACCCGGTGTCCGCCGCACCAGCGCCGCAAGCCCCTCTGCCGTCGAGGGAAGCGGCCGGCGTCGAGATAGTACAGGTCGAGCGCACTGGAGAAGCTCTGCAACTGGATGCGCGCGGTCTTGACCTTGGACTCGCTGAGATAGTTGAGAACCCGCGGGCCGATCAGTCCCATGATGAGGCCGATGATCGCGATCACCACCAGCATTTCGACCAGCGTGAAGCCCGCCTGCCCGCAACGCCCTGCTCGCTGCGTGCGCGCCCGGCCGCGTCCCGCTCGGATGGATAATATCTCGATGATTGCGTTGCGCGATTTCATGGCCGATGATCCCTGCTTAACCGACGAGTTGCGTGACCGAGAGCAGCGCCGTCATGACCGACACGATCAGTCCGCCGACCACGGTGCTGATCGTAATGATCGCCAATGGACCGACGATGCCCACGACGCGGTCCAGGCTGCGCTGCAATTTTGCTTCGTAGAATTCCGCCACCCGCCCGGCGAGCACCGGCAACTGCCCGGTCTCTTCGCCGAGCCGCAGCATGCGGACCGCCATCGGCGGCAGGCTGTCTGCCACGGCGAGCGCTTCCGACAATTTTCCGCCGTGGCGGACCCGGTCCGCCGCCGCGGTCCAGTTCGCCTCGCTCCCGGTCACCGACATGATGTCGACCAGGATGCGCAACGCGGCCGTCAGGTTGACGCCGCTGCCAAGCAGGACGCCGAGATTGCGGCAGAACAGGCTGGCGCGATAGAAATGGAAGGCGCTGCGAATGCCGGGAATCCGCGAGATCCCATTGACCAGAGCCGCGCGTACGCGCGCCTGCCGCAGCAGCCACCATGCGATGGCGATGGTAGCGGCAGCGGTCAGGCTCGCCGCGGTCGCATTGGCGCGGAGGAAATCCGACACCGCGATGAAATTGGCCAGCGCCGTATCCGACTTGCCGCCGAAATCGCCGAGCACGGTCGAGAATTGCGGCAGCACGAACAGCAGGAAGAACAGCATCACGCCGGATGCGGCGACCAGCACGAAGGCCGGATACTGCATCGCGTCGGTCAGCTTCCGCCGCATCTGCTCGGAGCGCGCGCGCTCGGTCCCCAGCATCTCCAGCACGGAATCGAGCGTGCCGGAGATTTCTCCGACCCGGACCAGGGCGATGTACATCGGCGGGAACAAAGCGGGATGATCGGTCACGGCATCGGCAAAGCTCTCGCCGGTGAGCAGCGCCGCGCGCATCTTGGCCACCACCGGACGCATCCGGCCGACATCGGCATCGCCGGACAACAGCTCCAGGGCATCGTCGAGCCGCGCGCCGGCCTTGAGCAGCAGCGCGAGATCCCGCGTGAAGGTGGTGACCTCGGCGGCACTCGGCCCGCCGAACAGGCTGCGACCGCCAACGGAGTTGGACGCACGCTTGTCTTCGGTGGTCTCGATCGGAAGCAGCTTGAGATATTCGATCCGCCGCGCCACCTCGGCCGCGGTCGGAGCGGAGATCGTGCCGTTGACGATCTCGCCGGCCTGGGTCAGGGCGCGATAGCGGAAATTCGGCACGGCGTCACCGCACCGTCGCGACGCGGAGGACCTCGGCGGGCGAGGTCAATCCTGCGCGGCATTTGGCAACCCCGTCATCGAGCATCGTGGTCATGCCCGCCTGGATCGCCATCGTATCGATCTTCAACCCGTCGGTTCGCTCTCCGATCAATTCGCGCAGTTCATTCGACAGTTCGAGCAGCTCGAACGCACCGAGGCGGCCGCGATAGCCGGTGCCGCCGCAGCGCTCGCAGCCGCACGGCTCCTGGATGATCTCGCCGGCCCGGAACCCGAGCGCGGCGAGCCGCGGGTCCTCGGCAAAATCCGCTGCCGCGAGCGGCCGCGGCGTCTTGCAGCGTTCGCACAATTGCCGGACCAGACGCTGCGCGATCACACCGCGCAGCACCGAGCGGAGCAGATAGCCTTCGACCCCGAGATCGAGCAGCCGTGGCACCGCGGCAGCCGCCGTCTCGGTATGCAGCGTGGTCAGCACCAGATGCCCGGTCAGCGCCGCGTGGATAGCGACATGCGCGGTTTCGGAATCTCTGATTTCACCGACCATGATGACGTCGGGATCCTGACGAACGAACGAACGCAGCGCGGTCGCGAAGGTCAGGCCGATCGCCGGCTTGATCTGGGACTGGTTGACGCCGGGGATCTCATATTCGACCGGGTCCTCGATCGTCAGGATCTTGCGGGTGGGCTCGTTGAGGATCGACAGGATCGTCGCCAGCGTCGTGGTCTTGCCGCTGCCGGTCGGTCCGGTGATCACGATCATGCCGTGCGGCAGCTTCAATAGCCGCCGCAGCTTGGTCTCGTCAGGCTCCGAGAATCCGAGTTTCTCGACCACCAGCAGGCCGCGATCCTTGGGCAGGATGCGGATGACGGCAGATTCGCCGTGCTGCGTCGGCATGATCGCGACGCGGATGTCGATGTCGGTACGCCCGGCGCGCAGCCGCGCCGCGCCGTCCTGCGGCAGGCGCCGCTCGGCGATATTGAGATTGGCGATGATCTTGATGCGGGAGACCACCGCCTGCGGGAGCACGCCCGACAACGCCGCAACCGGCCGCAGCAGGCCATCGATGCGCAGGCGCACCATCAGGCCGGCGGCAAACGGCTCGATATGGATGTCGCTGGCGCGGAGCTCGACCGCCTTCTCGATCAGATCATTGACCGCGCGCACGACAGGCGCGCCACTGGCGAGATCGCGCAAGCTCTCGATGTCGTCTTCGCGGGGAAGCGCCGTCGCCGTATCGGCGGTCTCGGTTTCCTCGGCGCTCGAGGAGTTGTTCAACGCGATGGCGACGTCTTCCGACGACGCCACTTTCACCTGAATGCCCGCACCAAGCACGATCTGCGCCGCGCGCAGCGTTGCCTGATCGGTCGGATCGACGACCGCGAGGACCGTGCTTCCGTCGGCTGCCCGGCACGGGAACACCATGGTCTCGCGCAGGAAACGCGGCGAGAACGCTCCGACGAGCGGCTCGGCCGATGTCATGTCCTGGAGCGTCAGGCGACCGAGCGCAAAGAAGCGCCCGGCTTCGTCGGCGAACTCGGTCGGCGAGAGGCTGGTGACCTCCCACAGCTTCATTTGCCTGACGTCGGCGCCCTGCCCGGTGCGGTCGGCCGCGCCATCGACCGACGCAAGGTGATTGTTCTGGCGGAGATAATCCACGAACCGAACGGACAGGTCGTTGGCCATTCTCGATATCCCGCCACGCTATCCTGGATCAGTTCGCGCCGAGGCACCGGCGCCGTTCGGCTCCCGTCAACTGCGCGGTTATCGGCTCGAAGTATGACAGCTGTGCGAAGTCACACCGGCTTCCGCCGCTCTCAAGAAACTTTGAGATGAGGATCGGACACGCCAGCGACGCTCCGACGGCTGGATGAGATTTGGTGCAACGCGTTGCTGAGGTCGCCAACGACAATCATGTAACCAATTTATTTCTGTCATGTTCGATCGATAAGAGTCCCTTTGGGGTGAGACCGATCGTCGCAAGCCGTCGAAATTTCAGTTAGTCAGAGTAAGGGCCTTCATGCAACGCGTAGGCACAGTGGGCCGCTGCCCGACGATCCGTGGCGGCCTCGCAGCTATTCTTGCTTTGACGTCGCTGGGGTTGTTGGCGTCCTGCAATTCAGCGACGGTCAGCGAAAGCGTGGACGCGTCGCAGGTCGACGTCACCGACAAGGTGCGCTCGCTGGATCTGCTGCCGCGCCAACCACAGCCCGTAGGCGCGCTGGCGGCGACGACCGGAAACCAGAACGGCAGCGTCCGCGCCGCGATGTACGACGGCAGCGAGGTGACCGGTGTCGCGGACGCGCGGCCGCAACCGGCATCGAATGGCAATGGCTTCGATCTGAATTTCGAGAGCACGCCGGTGGCAACCGTCGCCAAGGTCGTGCTCGGCGATATCTTGCATGTCGGATACACCATCGACCCGCGGGTGCAGGGCACGGTGAGCCTGGTGTCGGTCCGCCCGGTGCCGAAATCCGACATGGTGTTCGTGCTCGAAAACGCGCTCCGGCTGAGCGGCGTCGTGCTGCTCAAGGACACGGCGGGTTACCGCCTGACGCCGCTCGGCGATGCCGTCGGCGGCGGCCGCGTCGATGCGGCGGCAGCCAACCCGGAGGCTGGTTTCGGCGTCTCGGTGGTCCCCCTGCAATATGTATCGGCGCAGACCCTGCTGAAGCTGACCGACAGCTTCGCCACGCGGGCCGGCTCAGTTCGTGCCGATACGGCGCGCAATCTGCTCCTGATCCAGGGCACCGGCGCCGAGCGACGCACCGCGGTCGACACCGTGCTCAGCTTCGACGTCGACTGGATGCGCGGCCAGTCAGTCGGCATCTTCCCGATCTCGAGCGGATCGCCTGCGCCCGTGATTGCCGAACTCGAAAAGATCGTCGATTCCGGCGAGAACGGCCTCAGCCAGAACGTCGTCAAGTTCATGCCGATCCAACGCCTCAACGCGGTGCTGGTGGTGACCAAGAAGCCGGAGATGCTGCACACCGCGGCGACCTGGATCAAGCGGCTCGACCGCAACGACACCGCGCGAACCACGGTGCATGTCTATCGCGTCAAATACGGCGATGCGCGCCAGATGGCGCGGGTGCTGACCGACATGTTCCTGGGCGGATCGTCCGGCAACCTGCTCGACAGCGCCGACAGCCAGCTCGCGCCCGGCTCCGGCACCTCGTCGACATCGAGCGTCGCCGATCGGCTGTCGCTCAACAACAACAACGGCTCGAATTCCAGCATGGGCGGCTTCGCCTCGCGCGGCACGTCGGGGACGGGCGGGACCGGTCAGGGCCTCGGCCAGGGATTCGGTGCCGGCGGTCAGTCCAACAATCCCAACAACCAGGGCCAGGGCAACAATGCGGCGCTGGATAGTGGCCGCGGTGCCAGCGGCGGCAACGGCCAGCCCGTGATGCAGGACGTGCGGATCACGCCCGACGTCGTGAACAACAATCTCTTGATCTATGCCGACCAGGCCAACTACCGCATCATCGAGGCCACGCTGGTGCAGATCGACGAACCGCAGCTCCAGGTCGCGATCGATGCGACGATCGCCGAGGTCACGCTCAACAACACCTTGTCCTACGGCGTGCAGACCTATCTCACCAGCCGGAGCCTGGGCCTGAAGCCGAACGTCGGCTCGTTCACCGGCACCCAGGCCACCACGGCGCCCGCGACCACCACGGACGCCACCACCGGCGCGGTCTCCGTCGCGGGTTCGGTCACCAATGCCTTCATCAACCGTGCTTTCCCGGGCTTCAACTTCCTGATCGGGTCCGAGACGCAGCCGAGCCTTATCCTGGATGCGCTGCATGCCGTCACCAGCGTCAAGGTGCTCTCCAATCCGTCGCTGGTCGTGATCAACAATCAGGTCGCCACCTTGCAGGTCGGCGACGTGGTCCCGGTATCGACCGGCAGCGCCACGGTGCTGACCACCAGCAACACGGTGGTCAACACCATCGACTATCGCAACACCGGCATCATCCTGCGGGTGTCACCGCGCGTCAGCATCAACGGCACGGTACGGCTCGATATCGAGCAGGAGATCAGCAACGTTCCGACCAACAGCGCGAACAGCCTGACCCCGACGGTGTCGGAGCGCAGGGTCAAGAGCCAGATCGCGGTCGCCAACGGCCAGACCGTGCTGCTGGCCGGCCTGATCAGCGAGCAGCAGAGCGGCAACCGCAATGCGCTTCCGGTGCTCGACCAGATCCCCGGCCTTGGCGATGCCTTCGGGCACCAGAGCAACGCCACCCAGCGCACCGAGTTGATCATCTTCATCCGCCCGCAGATCATCCGCAACGGTTCCGACGCCCAGACCGTCGCCGAGGAGCTCCGTTCGAAGCTGCGCGGCAGCATCGCCACGACAACGACCAATGCGCCGATCACCACCAGCTATCATTGAGCGGGGCAACAGCATGCGCCGCACGCTCGCGCTCCGGACAACCATCTCCGCGTCGCTCGCCGTCGTGCTTTGGGCGATGACCGCAGCGGTCGCGAACGCCGACAGCGTCGCCCGCGGAGCGGCCGCCTTCCACCACGGCGACTATGTGAGGGCGGCCCGGGAGCTTGCACCTGCCGCCGAGCGTGGCAATCCAAGGGCCCTCGGCCTGCTCGGCTTCATGTATGAGCATGGCTTCGGCGTGCCGCAGGCTTATGAAGCCTCGGCCGATCTCTACTATCGCGGCGCCGCGCAGGGCGACCCGTTCGCGCAAGCCCAACTCGGCCTGATGTACGACAAGGGCCACGGCGTTCCGACCA
Coding sequences within:
- the gspM gene encoding type II secretion system protein GspM, which codes for MSAASRSLATVSTSPLVATASYLGLFILLLFVVISSLSDLVGLRSDVAASTGMLEQLEGRSRPNAAGQPAMPAGSAYLEGATVTVAGATLLQRVSGAVIKAGGNVLSTQLEVPNVPAKAGFISMVASCEIEQAQLQQVLYDLEAGMPFLFIDQLVVQPVADEAAKGGDPGKLRVLLGVSGQWRGAR
- a CDS encoding PilN domain-containing protein; the encoded protein is MAMLAEARQWFEQWIGAVAVTVDGVAGRFMRRRSVELDENADGTFTARIAQAKDGALAAPVSFRLDQDAPLPQLSADWKAAFDGCRIEARLRSDHIVSRVLDFPSQAGDFLDGMIRAQVDRLTPWTAADAVFGWGPPQPIANDRIEVVFGATAAAKVDPLLRLAKTLGAASIAVSAPATGGDGVPLLVTLLDRPLRGLAGPAVPRLLRVGLVSAAATAAVCLLLNVYLGGWLQSRQEDLQHRISQRRAALRIDANGDGSGLGLLAKRKQTTPSSVMVLEAISRVLPDTTYVTELRIEGNKVQVVGMTQDAPSLIRLLEQSPQFTRATFFAPTTRAANESAERFHVEANISAYFGSGT
- a CDS encoding general secretion pathway protein GspK; protein product: MGAFGDIGRLRANRGFVIVAVLWILLALSSLAIIFSAYLAASARALAASDISLQTEALVSAGLELTAYQLTLTDDKTRPRQGAFHFGLDDASIGVTFTSEAGRIDLNYASKEMMSALFVVLGADKDAASEYADRIVGWRTRPTPGSENVEAARYNALGYSPRQGLLTHVNELALVAGIPEALVDRALPFVTVFNGGADVDPKIAAPEVVLAMDRASGKPQDGFGRSTGAADVISGAAQTQTQQGAVSTAQSPCYRIAISIRFRNGHRTTSEAVIALGDKVEPYRVLSWQNDVEPRSPVLPRGRG
- a CDS encoding type II secretion system protein J, giving the protein MISASAARWRHERGFTLIETIVALALMGLLLSALASITAQWLPSWNRGLDRIQRSELIGIALERIGADLAAAEFVAANRDTHKPLFDGSELSVTFVRTAVGPNAGPGLDVVRLGETRDRGEFVTVRSQARFTPLADGVSLSEQVHLGSPVVLLRAPYRLSFAYAGTDRSWKSVWKDAEKLPTMIRLTVRDAASQRVLSVSTIAPLHVQIPSDCTKPDGNCGDKASSGTTTDQGKT
- a CDS encoding prepilin-type N-terminal cleavage/methylation domain-containing protein, which codes for MKSLLATSPPTDRADAGFTIIEVLVALALVAVSIVAIGAVMGVKTRGVRAMEQHVALMQEVRTLMTVGIPPRAELQPGTTSGQAEGFRWTVDVSPLGGDWKVPDGNVPWAPELVRIRVKSPGGALSDIRTVRLMPRSSE
- a CDS encoding type II secretion system protein: MNLATQRGFTLLEMVCVLAIIALLAAVLLPFIPHQTSRSRLQAYALQTATLLKADRNAAIERSSSVATLVDAASRVIHSGASRMTVRIPDDVRLDAVLPQSCQRHAALSTIRFFANGGSCGGSIALTRLDAGYEIRVNWLTGRVEIVARDVATN
- a CDS encoding type II secretion system F family protein gives rise to the protein MPNFRYRALTQAGEIVNGTISAPTAAEVARRIEYLKLLPIETTEDKRASNSVGGRSLFGGPSAAEVTTFTRDLALLLKAGARLDDALELLSGDADVGRMRPVVAKMRAALLTGESFADAVTDHPALFPPMYIALVRVGEISGTLDSVLEMLGTERARSEQMRRKLTDAMQYPAFVLVAASGVMLFFLLFVLPQFSTVLGDFGGKSDTALANFIAVSDFLRANATAASLTAAATIAIAWWLLRQARVRAALVNGISRIPGIRSAFHFYRASLFCRNLGVLLGSGVNLTAALRILVDIMSVTGSEANWTAAADRVRHGGKLSEALAVADSLPPMAVRMLRLGEETGQLPVLAGRVAEFYEAKLQRSLDRVVGIVGPLAIITISTVVGGLIVSVMTALLSVTQLVG
- a CDS encoding GspE/PulE family protein → MANDLSVRFVDYLRQNNHLASVDGAADRTGQGADVRQMKLWEVTSLSPTEFADEAGRFFALGRLTLQDMTSAEPLVGAFSPRFLRETMVFPCRAADGSTVLAVVDPTDQATLRAAQIVLGAGIQVKVASSEDVAIALNNSSSAEETETADTATALPREDDIESLRDLASGAPVVRAVNDLIEKAVELRASDIHIEPFAAGLMVRLRIDGLLRPVAALSGVLPQAVVSRIKIIANLNIAERRLPQDGAARLRAGRTDIDIRVAIMPTQHGESAVIRILPKDRGLLVVEKLGFSEPDETKLRRLLKLPHGMIVITGPTGSGKTTTLATILSILNEPTRKILTIEDPVEYEIPGVNQSQIKPAIGLTFATALRSFVRQDPDVIMVGEIRDSETAHVAIHAALTGHLVLTTLHTETAAAAVPRLLDLGVEGYLLRSVLRGVIAQRLVRQLCERCKTPRPLAAADFAEDPRLAALGFRAGEIIQEPCGCERCGGTGYRGRLGAFELLELSNELRELIGERTDGLKIDTMAIQAGMTTMLDDGVAKCRAGLTSPAEVLRVATVR
- the gspD gene encoding type II secretion system secretin GspD; translation: MQRVGTVGRCPTIRGGLAAILALTSLGLLASCNSATVSESVDASQVDVTDKVRSLDLLPRQPQPVGALAATTGNQNGSVRAAMYDGSEVTGVADARPQPASNGNGFDLNFESTPVATVAKVVLGDILHVGYTIDPRVQGTVSLVSVRPVPKSDMVFVLENALRLSGVVLLKDTAGYRLTPLGDAVGGGRVDAAAANPEAGFGVSVVPLQYVSAQTLLKLTDSFATRAGSVRADTARNLLLIQGTGAERRTAVDTVLSFDVDWMRGQSVGIFPISSGSPAPVIAELEKIVDSGENGLSQNVVKFMPIQRLNAVLVVTKKPEMLHTAATWIKRLDRNDTARTTVHVYRVKYGDARQMARVLTDMFLGGSSGNLLDSADSQLAPGSGTSSTSSVADRLSLNNNNGSNSSMGGFASRGTSGTGGTGQGLGQGFGAGGQSNNPNNQGQGNNAALDSGRGASGGNGQPVMQDVRITPDVVNNNLLIYADQANYRIIEATLVQIDEPQLQVAIDATIAEVTLNNTLSYGVQTYLTSRSLGLKPNVGSFTGTQATTAPATTTDATTGAVSVAGSVTNAFINRAFPGFNFLIGSETQPSLILDALHAVTSVKVLSNPSLVVINNQVATLQVGDVVPVSTGSATVLTTSNTVVNTIDYRNTGIILRVSPRVSINGTVRLDIEQEISNVPTNSANSLTPTVSERRVKSQIAVANGQTVLLAGLISEQQSGNRNALPVLDQIPGLGDAFGHQSNATQRTELIIFIRPQIIRNGSDAQTVAEELRSKLRGSIATTTTNAPITTSYH
- a CDS encoding tetratricopeptide repeat protein; this translates as MTAAVANADSVARGAAAFHHGDYVRAARELAPAAERGNPRALGLLGFMYEHGFGVPQAYEASADLYYRGAAQGDPFAQAQLGLMYDKGHGVPTNFVLAYKWLNLAAARTGGRQRDAYLRYRDAVASKLSQNEIVAGQHFALGWVPGPPVPDVHLTIK